One stretch of Deinococcus radiopugnans ATCC 19172 DNA includes these proteins:
- a CDS encoding YgfZ/GcvT domain-containing protein, which yields MWTLLPSGGLRVTGADRVDFVQGQMTGDLRGAPTPGVVACAFLNVRGQIEQFARAYKRADDVYLHLDAGQAAALLARLKRYIIFDQVEVEDVSETLRTVHVWEGAGLPGWNAEGPDAQSFELGSGTVLAGRVNRSGTPGVDLHYLARHEAEVLAALGGEEASLEALDAARIRAGIPDVARDGFLGVLPQEVGLDVGGPLPAISYRKGCYVGQEIMARLEARGQTRYHLAQLAGDGWTVGADVTHAGKVVGQAGLNVDGLGLARLRKDLPEDAEVQVGGTSARVQTLAARR from the coding sequence ATGTGGACCCTTCTTCCTTCAGGTGGCCTGCGCGTGACCGGCGCGGACCGGGTGGATTTCGTGCAGGGGCAGATGACCGGCGATCTGCGCGGCGCGCCGACGCCCGGCGTTGTGGCCTGCGCCTTTCTGAACGTGCGCGGCCAGATCGAGCAGTTCGCGCGGGCCTACAAACGCGCCGATGACGTGTACCTGCACCTGGACGCCGGACAGGCCGCGGCCCTGCTGGCCCGCCTCAAGCGCTACATCATCTTCGATCAGGTGGAGGTGGAGGACGTGTCCGAGACCCTGCGGACGGTCCACGTCTGGGAGGGGGCCGGGCTGCCCGGCTGGAACGCGGAGGGTCCCGACGCGCAGAGCTTCGAGCTGGGCAGCGGCACCGTGCTGGCCGGGCGCGTGAACCGCAGCGGGACGCCAGGGGTGGACCTGCACTATCTGGCCCGCCACGAGGCGGAGGTGCTGGCTGCGTTGGGCGGTGAGGAAGCCAGTCTGGAGGCCCTGGACGCTGCCCGCATCCGCGCCGGGATTCCCGACGTCGCCCGCGACGGCTTTCTGGGCGTGCTGCCGCAGGAGGTGGGGCTGGACGTGGGCGGCCCGCTGCCGGCCATCAGCTACCGCAAGGGCTGTTACGTGGGCCAGGAAATCATGGCCCGGCTGGAGGCGCGCGGGCAGACCCGCTACCACCTGGCCCAACTGGCCGGGGACGGCTGGACTGTGGGCGCGGACGTGACCCACGCCGGCAAGGTGGTGGGGCAGGCGGGCCTGAACGTGGACGGCCTGGGGCTGGCCCGCCTGCGCAAGGACCTGCCGGAGGACGCGGAGGTGCAGGTGGGCGGCACCTCGGCCCGTGTGCAGACCCTGGCCGCCCGCCGCTGA
- the hemA gene encoding glutamyl-tRNA reductase, with translation MTLACPTARRFVARSPLPAPDPLDFVVVGLNHNTAPVEVRERAAVRAGEEDALLAHLSRHAREVMLLATCNRTEVYLAGLSGDPLAAFQGAWGHALEDHLYSYSGEDAVSHLYRVAAGLDSLVIGETQIQGQVKRAWQAANARGLSGPLLNKIAQGALAAGKRVRTETGLSDSVVSVSSAAVELAELALGGLSGRTALIIGAGETAELTLTHLRAAGIEDVIVVNRTAERARQLAAKLGGRVCAAEFLHEALPEADVVIASSAAPHYVLNGEAVAAALAARGERPMFLIDISVPRILDPDIAGVRGAHLLNLDDLTAVVHRNLQGRRAALPQAGAIIREAASDLSRWHLTRTAQQMLRGHGRGQGLAAASD, from the coding sequence GTGACGCTGGCCTGCCCCACCGCCCGGCGCTTCGTGGCCCGCTCGCCGCTGCCCGCCCCCGATCCGCTGGACTTCGTGGTGGTGGGCCTGAACCACAACACCGCCCCGGTCGAGGTGCGCGAACGCGCCGCCGTGCGGGCCGGTGAGGAGGACGCGCTGCTCGCGCACTTGTCGCGCCACGCCCGCGAGGTCATGCTGCTGGCCACCTGCAACCGCACCGAGGTCTACCTGGCCGGGCTGAGCGGCGATCCGCTGGCCGCGTTCCAGGGCGCCTGGGGCCACGCGCTGGAAGATCACCTGTACAGCTATTCGGGCGAGGACGCCGTGAGCCACCTGTACCGTGTTGCCGCTGGGCTGGACAGTCTGGTGATCGGCGAGACCCAGATTCAGGGGCAGGTCAAGCGTGCCTGGCAGGCCGCCAATGCGCGCGGCCTGAGCGGCCCGCTGCTGAACAAGATCGCCCAGGGAGCGTTGGCCGCCGGCAAGCGTGTGCGGACCGAGACAGGCCTGAGCGACAGCGTGGTCAGCGTGTCCAGCGCCGCCGTGGAACTGGCAGAACTGGCGCTGGGTGGGCTGTCGGGCCGCACCGCTTTAATCATCGGCGCGGGGGAGACCGCCGAGCTGACCCTGACCCACCTGCGCGCCGCCGGTATTGAGGACGTGATCGTGGTCAACCGCACCGCCGAACGCGCCCGTCAGCTGGCCGCCAAACTGGGGGGGCGAGTGTGCGCCGCCGAATTCCTGCACGAGGCGCTGCCCGAGGCGGACGTGGTGATCGCGTCGAGCGCCGCGCCGCATTACGTGCTGAACGGTGAGGCGGTGGCCGCTGCCCTGGCCGCACGCGGCGAGCGCCCTATGTTTTTAATCGACATCAGCGTGCCGCGCATTCTGGACCCGGACATCGCCGGGGTGCGTGGGGCGCACCTGCTGAATCTGGACGACCTGACCGCCGTGGTCCACCGCAACCTGCAGGGCCGCCGCGCCGCGTTGCCGCAGGCCGGGGCCATCATCCGCGAGGCCGCCTCGGACCTGAGCCGCTGGCACCTGACCCGCACCGCCCAGCAGATGCTGCGGGGGCACGGCAGGGGGCAGGGGTTGGCCGCGGCCAGCGACTGA
- a CDS encoding NAD(P)-dependent oxidoreductase: protein MSLLPVFLNLSGERAVVVGGGAVALHRARSLLEAGLAVTVIAPELCPELLALPLTSLRRAYQPGDVAGARVVVAATSRADVNDAVAAAAHQTGALVNHAGEAGQGNLRFAATAQRAGVQVAVNTGRELPMLAQALTRRIAAVLPGEAQIDGWVAARERALTLDGPGRETALRDLKADIHAALGVPA, encoded by the coding sequence GTGAGTCTGCTGCCCGTCTTCCTGAATCTGAGTGGCGAACGGGCCGTGGTGGTGGGCGGCGGCGCGGTGGCCCTGCACCGTGCCCGGAGTCTGCTGGAGGCCGGACTGGCCGTGACCGTGATTGCCCCCGAGCTGTGCCCGGAACTGCTGGCCCTGCCTCTGACCTCGCTGCGGCGGGCCTACCAGCCCGGCGATGTGGCAGGGGCGCGGGTAGTGGTGGCAGCGACCAGCCGGGCCGACGTGAACGACGCTGTAGCCGCCGCCGCCCATCAGACCGGCGCGCTGGTCAACCACGCGGGCGAGGCGGGGCAGGGCAATCTGCGATTCGCCGCCACGGCGCAGCGCGCGGGTGTGCAGGTGGCCGTCAACACCGGGCGCGAACTGCCCATGCTGGCCCAGGCGCTGACCCGTCGTATCGCCGCCGTGCTGCCCGGCGAGGCACAAATTGATGGCTGGGTTGCGGCCCGCGAACGCGCGCTGACGCTGGACGGACCAGGGCGCGAGACGGCCCTGCGGGACCTGAAAGCCGACATCCACGCCGCGCTGGGGGTGCCGGCGTGA
- a CDS encoding DUF2721 domain-containing protein produces the protein MADISLNVLSAMITPAVLISGAGTLIMSTSTRVGRATDRVRHLTARFRLLVSAEGQQEPRAREEKRMIVRQLPRLARRTRLLVRAMTALYLAVALLVLTSILIGGSALLGEISGVLPVLLAVAGSASLAYAALLLSFETRLSARTTREEMDFLVGLGEHYSALYDDTYPDVAVEAGSAPPASEPRSQKSPEQT, from the coding sequence ATGGCCGACATCAGCCTCAATGTCCTGAGCGCCATGATCACCCCCGCCGTGCTGATCAGCGGCGCGGGCACGCTGATCATGAGCACCAGCACGCGGGTGGGCCGGGCCACGGACCGGGTGCGGCACCTGACCGCCCGTTTCCGCCTGCTGGTGTCGGCCGAGGGTCAGCAGGAGCCCCGCGCCCGCGAGGAGAAACGGATGATCGTGCGGCAACTGCCGCGGCTGGCCCGGCGCACCCGGCTGCTGGTGCGGGCCATGACGGCGCTGTATCTGGCGGTGGCCCTGCTGGTGCTGACCAGCATTCTGATCGGCGGCTCGGCCCTGCTGGGCGAGATTTCGGGCGTCCTGCCGGTGCTGCTGGCGGTGGCCGGCTCGGCCTCGCTGGCCTACGCGGCCCTGCTGCTGAGTTTCGAAACCCGGCTGAGCGCGCGGACCACCCGCGAGGAGATGGATTTTCTGGTGGGCCTGGGCGAGCACTATTCGGCCCTGTACGACGACACCTATCCCGACGTGGCGGTGGAGGCCGGGTCCGCGCCGCCGGCCTCCGAACCTCGCTCACAGAAGTCCCCAGAGCAAACCTGA
- a CDS encoding metallophosphoesterase family protein, which produces MKRLAILADLHANLAATLAVHQDAARRGISEFWVLGDVVGKGPRPREVLDWTQAHASRVIQGNWDARVAGASHRPQDLWPRSKLSPEQLSYLEGLPYGIEEQFGGAWWRFVHASSRGLFHRLYPHSSLSDQIEAFAPNPQLGLTQYADALVYADMHEALLLDVEGRPLINCGSVGNPLDSTLPCYLILEFEDGGPGYSASYVRLTYNRDEEIRAAEASGMPFTREYVTELLTGAFQKRRARTGEG; this is translated from the coding sequence ATGAAACGCCTCGCCATCCTCGCGGACCTGCACGCCAATCTGGCGGCCACGCTCGCGGTACATCAGGACGCGGCGCGGCGCGGGATCTCCGAGTTCTGGGTGCTGGGCGACGTGGTGGGCAAAGGCCCGCGCCCGCGCGAGGTGCTGGACTGGACACAGGCGCACGCCAGCCGCGTGATCCAGGGCAACTGGGACGCCCGCGTCGCCGGGGCCAGCCACCGCCCCCAGGACCTGTGGCCGCGCAGCAAGCTGTCGCCCGAACAGCTGAGCTACCTCGAAGGGTTGCCCTACGGCATCGAGGAGCAGTTCGGCGGCGCGTGGTGGCGGTTTGTCCACGCCAGCAGCCGCGGCCTGTTTCATCGCCTGTACCCGCACAGCAGCCTGTCGGACCAGATCGAGGCCTTCGCGCCCAACCCGCAGCTGGGCCTGACCCAGTACGCCGACGCGCTGGTCTACGCCGACATGCACGAGGCCCTCCTGCTGGATGTGGAGGGCCGCCCGCTGATCAACTGCGGCTCAGTGGGCAACCCGCTGGACAGCACCCTGCCGTGCTACCTGATCTTGGAGTTCGAGGACGGCGGCCCCGGCTACAGCGCCAGCTACGTCCGCCTGACCTACAACCGCGACGAGGAGATCCGCGCCGCTGAGGCCAGCGGAATGCCGTTCACCCGCGAGTACGTCACCGAGCTGCTGACCGGGGCCTTCCAGAAGCGCCGGGCACGGACGGGGGAGGGCTGA
- a CDS encoding flavin reductase family protein → MTSTDSTAGAQAGVTPLEFRETLGRFASGVTVITASDGETRRGMTASAFVSVSLTPPLILVSVDHRAHMYALLSEDRVTHFGVNVLSSAQRHLSDHFAGRPGPEEAVPWFAHEGLPLIGGSVAQLVCRKQQVIPAGDHTLYLGFVEYSRYTDDDPLLYFRGQYHELG, encoded by the coding sequence ATGACCTCCACCGATTCAACCGCCGGCGCACAGGCGGGCGTCACCCCTCTGGAATTCCGCGAGACGCTGGGGCGCTTTGCCAGCGGCGTCACCGTGATCACCGCCAGCGACGGCGAAACCCGCCGGGGCATGACCGCCAGCGCCTTCGTGTCGGTCAGCCTGACGCCGCCGCTGATCCTGGTGAGCGTGGACCACCGCGCCCACATGTACGCCCTGCTCTCGGAAGACCGCGTGACCCACTTCGGGGTCAACGTCCTGAGCAGCGCCCAGCGTCACCTGAGTGACCACTTCGCCGGACGCCCCGGCCCGGAGGAGGCCGTGCCGTGGTTCGCCCACGAGGGCCTGCCCCTGATCGGCGGCAGCGTGGCGCAGCTGGTCTGCCGCAAGCAGCAGGTCATCCCTGCCGGAGACCACACCCTGTACCTGGGCTTCGTGGAATACAGCCGCTACACCGATGACGATCCGCTGCTGTACTTCCGGGGTCAGTACCACGAACTGGGGTAG
- a CDS encoding glycoside hydrolase family 10 protein, which yields MTPSFSRRAALLTLTLILGTGWGGQGGAQDTTVPAVPVETPPTTPPLPGTPSPGVPLPEVPLPEVPPVETPEPAPDPAPEPPALPLTPAPEPSPVPPAEAPQPQPQLPQLPQPQVPQPQMPSPTPPAQGQTGTEPAVPVQKPVAAKPPVGSGVRGLWVDAFGPGLKTRAQVTQMVDDAARMGVNTLFVQAIRRADCLCLKASVPKATDPDLEKGLDPLGLAVRLAHARGMRVIAWVAVTGIANAAAPNTNPAHISHTHGPTAGAASWMARRPDGSWLEGNDGWLDLGIPEAAEYAIQGVVSLVKNYGIDGVQLDRIRYPDGDVWGYDPKVLARYRAETGRSGTPSVSDAVWQDWKRQQVTNAVRRITLEIKSLRPDAWITAATITYGQPPAPGDLAGFRKTRTYGDVLQDWPAWMQSGLIDLNVLMNYKRDAVAEQGQWFDGWNAFARGVQPRPDGLSAGVAAGTAMYLNGAPVTANQAQRSVGAGLGWVGYSYRTPTLDVYGAKETTAQGLDTVQKLLTAPGAVLASPAPWKEKPPTTRGLMGRITGTPVPGFRVVEALQGGQVVAHTMTDGSGYYGFAALPPGKTEVRVSGQRWVDTVPERGVVRLPDLTVRDLKPVTASPVPVTPAGLTPAKP from the coding sequence ATGACGCCTTCATTTTCCCGCCGCGCGGCGCTGCTGACCCTCACGCTCATCCTCGGGACGGGGTGGGGCGGTCAGGGAGGCGCGCAGGACACCACCGTTCCCGCCGTGCCGGTGGAAACGCCGCCCACCACGCCGCCGCTGCCCGGGACGCCGTCGCCCGGGGTACCGCTGCCAGAGGTGCCGCTGCCAGAGGTGCCGCCGGTGGAAACGCCGGAACCTGCCCCGGACCCGGCTCCGGAACCGCCCGCACTGCCCCTGACGCCCGCGCCTGAGCCCTCTCCTGTGCCGCCCGCCGAAGCGCCGCAGCCCCAACCCCAATTGCCTCAGTTGCCGCAGCCGCAAGTGCCGCAACCCCAGATGCCTTCGCCCACGCCGCCGGCCCAGGGGCAGACCGGGACCGAGCCCGCAGTTCCGGTCCAGAAGCCGGTGGCCGCGAAGCCGCCGGTGGGCAGCGGGGTCCGGGGCCTTTGGGTTGACGCCTTCGGGCCGGGCCTGAAGACGCGGGCGCAGGTCACGCAGATGGTGGACGACGCCGCGCGCATGGGCGTCAACACGCTGTTCGTGCAGGCCATTCGCCGGGCCGACTGCCTGTGCCTCAAGGCCAGCGTGCCCAAGGCGACGGACCCCGATCTGGAAAAAGGCCTGGACCCGCTGGGGCTGGCCGTGCGGCTGGCCCACGCGCGCGGCATGCGGGTGATTGCCTGGGTCGCCGTGACGGGCATCGCCAACGCGGCGGCCCCCAACACCAACCCGGCGCACATCTCGCACACGCATGGGCCGACTGCCGGCGCGGCGTCGTGGATGGCCCGCCGCCCCGACGGCAGCTGGCTGGAGGGCAACGACGGCTGGCTGGACCTGGGCATTCCCGAGGCCGCCGAATACGCCATTCAGGGGGTCGTCAGCCTCGTCAAGAACTATGGGATCGACGGCGTGCAGCTGGACCGCATCCGCTATCCGGACGGGGACGTCTGGGGCTACGATCCCAAGGTGCTGGCCCGCTACCGCGCCGAGACCGGGCGCAGCGGCACCCCCTCCGTGAGCGACGCGGTCTGGCAGGACTGGAAGCGGCAGCAGGTGACCAACGCGGTGCGGCGCATCACGCTGGAGATCAAGTCGCTGCGCCCGGACGCCTGGATCACGGCGGCCACCATCACCTACGGTCAGCCGCCGGCCCCCGGCGATCTGGCGGGGTTCCGCAAGACCCGCACCTACGGCGACGTGCTGCAGGACTGGCCCGCGTGGATGCAGAGCGGCCTGATCGACCTGAACGTGCTGATGAACTACAAGCGTGACGCGGTGGCCGAGCAGGGCCAGTGGTTCGACGGCTGGAACGCCTTTGCGCGCGGCGTGCAGCCCCGCCCCGACGGCCTGAGCGCGGGCGTGGCCGCCGGGACCGCCATGTACCTGAACGGCGCCCCCGTGACCGCCAATCAAGCGCAGCGCAGCGTGGGCGCGGGCCTGGGCTGGGTGGGCTACTCGTATCGCACGCCCACCCTGGATGTGTACGGCGCCAAGGAAACCACGGCTCAGGGGCTCGACACCGTGCAGAAGCTGCTGACCGCCCCTGGAGCAGTGCTCGCCTCGCCCGCTCCATGGAAGGAAAAACCGCCCACCACGCGCGGGCTGATGGGCCGCATTACCGGCACGCCCGTGCCGGGTTTCCGGGTGGTGGAAGCCCTGCAGGGCGGGCAGGTGGTTGCCCACACCATGACCGACGGCAGCGGCTATTACGGCTTTGCGGCGCTGCCCCCCGGCAAGACCGAAGTGCGGGTCAGCGGCCAGCGCTGGGTCGACACCGTGCCCGAGCGCGGCGTGGTGCGCCTGCCGGACCTGACCGTGCGGGACCTGAAACCGGTGACCGCGTCGCCCGTCCCGGTGACTCCGGCGGGGCTGACGCCTGCCAAACCCTGA
- a CDS encoding LysM peptidoglycan-binding domain-containing M23 family metallopeptidase, whose amino-acid sequence MKDRAAVLLAFSLLFSVAGAYTVKKGDTLYSIARANNTSVNSIIRLNNLKGTTLEIGQELRIPGVAPTSSTPATSKTALPAPLPAEQLTPTAPTSSIAGVTVRVPQSLRMGEAFVVQLSGARAGQATVRFPSEVGEDVRMPNEVLKPIGAAGEYMVLGRVVLGKTTPVVYEVTLGGELIRGRIPVVGLDQPIQHLNLPQRVSGVLQDPGKAAEDAAVDKAYTLRTPQVWTRPFAPALAKAKATSSSFGQPRTYVPGGEVAYHFGTDYPAPVGTPVLAVNDGKVILAGKYPVRGGLVLIDHGAGVTSLYFHQSKIAVKPGQVVKRGQKLGEVGTTGLSAGPHLHLEMRVRGEGTNPANWVDRLWPK is encoded by the coding sequence ATGAAAGACCGCGCCGCCGTGCTGCTTGCCTTTTCCCTGCTGTTCAGCGTGGCGGGAGCCTACACCGTGAAGAAGGGCGACACGCTGTACTCGATTGCGCGGGCCAACAACACCAGTGTCAACTCCATCATCCGCCTGAACAACCTGAAGGGCACCACGCTGGAAATCGGGCAGGAGTTGCGGATTCCCGGCGTGGCCCCTACCTCCAGCACGCCGGCCACCAGCAAGACCGCCCTGCCCGCGCCGCTGCCCGCCGAGCAGCTCACGCCCACCGCGCCCACCTCCAGCATTGCGGGCGTGACCGTGCGGGTGCCGCAGAGCCTGCGAATGGGCGAGGCGTTCGTGGTGCAGCTGTCGGGGGCGCGGGCCGGGCAGGCCACCGTGCGCTTTCCCAGCGAAGTGGGCGAGGACGTGCGGATGCCGAACGAGGTCCTGAAACCCATCGGCGCGGCGGGCGAGTACATGGTCCTGGGGCGCGTGGTGCTGGGCAAGACGACCCCGGTGGTGTACGAGGTGACGCTGGGCGGCGAGCTGATCCGGGGGCGCATTCCGGTGGTGGGCCTGGACCAGCCGATCCAGCACCTGAACCTGCCGCAGCGCGTCAGCGGCGTGTTGCAGGACCCCGGCAAGGCCGCCGAGGACGCCGCCGTGGACAAGGCGTACACGCTGCGGACCCCGCAGGTGTGGACCCGGCCCTTTGCCCCGGCGCTGGCGAAGGCCAAGGCCACCAGCAGCAGCTTCGGGCAGCCGCGCACCTACGTGCCGGGGGGTGAGGTGGCCTACCACTTCGGCACCGACTACCCGGCCCCGGTGGGCACCCCCGTGCTGGCGGTCAACGACGGCAAGGTCATTCTGGCCGGCAAGTACCCGGTGCGCGGCGGGCTGGTCCTGATCGACCACGGCGCGGGCGTGACCAGCCTGTATTTCCACCAGAGCAAGATCGCGGTCAAGCCCGGTCAGGTGGTGAAACGCGGCCAGAAACTGGGCGAGGTGGGCACCACGGGCCTGAGCGCCGGGCCACACCTGCACCTGGAAATGCGGGTGCGCGGCGAGGGCACCAATCCGGCCAACTGGGTGGACCGCCTGTGGCCCAAATAG
- a CDS encoding PaaI family thioesterase — translation MPELPSRPIPTLDELNRQGEGKLPGLIGIRFTHAERGLIRSELTLRDELLAPNGFLHAASVVALADTSCGYGTRLLLPEGASGFTTIELKSNHLGTAREGTVTCEARSVHAGRTTQVWDAEVRGPGGKVMALFRCTQAVLYAK, via the coding sequence ATGCCTGAGCTTCCCTCCCGCCCCATTCCCACGCTGGACGAGCTGAACCGCCAGGGCGAGGGCAAGCTGCCCGGATTGATCGGCATCCGTTTCACGCACGCCGAGCGCGGGCTGATCCGCTCCGAACTGACGCTGCGGGACGAGCTGCTGGCCCCAAACGGTTTTCTGCACGCGGCGAGCGTGGTGGCGCTGGCCGATACCAGTTGCGGCTACGGCACGCGGCTGCTGCTGCCCGAGGGGGCCAGCGGCTTTACCACGATTGAACTCAAGAGCAACCACCTGGGCACGGCGCGCGAGGGCACGGTCACCTGCGAGGCCAGAAGCGTCCACGCCGGGCGCACCACCCAGGTCTGGGACGCCGAGGTGCGCGGGCCGGGGGGCAAGGTCATGGCGCTGTTCCGCTGCACACAGGCGGTGCTGTATGCGAAGTAA
- the aat gene encoding leucyl/phenylalanyl-tRNA--protein transferase, whose protein sequence is MPSAAPFLRHPDPLTREIARGYAGGAFLMDNGDGVQWYSVPGRALVPLTEEAGLHIARRLRRELPRFEVRVDTAFDDVLEGCRGRLPGAPERDGEWISPELTDLYGHLHQTGLAHSFEVWQSGELAGGILGLALGGAFIAESKFHRVTNASKVAVIRLAEHVRARGFTLLDAQIQNPHLETLGVYEVSDEEYAPLLAAALKVNAAL, encoded by the coding sequence ATGCCCAGCGCCGCGCCTTTTCTCCGCCATCCTGACCCGCTGACCCGCGAAATCGCGAGGGGGTACGCGGGGGGCGCGTTCTTAATGGACAACGGCGACGGCGTGCAGTGGTACAGCGTGCCGGGCCGGGCGCTGGTCCCGTTGACGGAAGAGGCCGGCCTGCACATCGCGCGCCGGTTGCGCCGCGAACTGCCGCGTTTCGAGGTCCGCGTGGACACCGCGTTCGACGATGTCCTGGAGGGCTGCCGGGGCCGCCTGCCAGGGGCGCCAGAGCGCGACGGCGAGTGGATCAGCCCGGAACTGACGGACCTGTATGGGCACTTGCACCAGACCGGACTGGCCCATTCCTTCGAAGTCTGGCAGAGCGGCGAGCTGGCCGGGGGCATTCTGGGACTGGCGCTGGGCGGCGCGTTCATCGCCGAGAGCAAGTTTCACCGGGTCACCAATGCCAGCAAGGTGGCGGTGATTCGTCTGGCCGAACACGTGCGGGCCAGGGGTTTCACGCTGCTGGACGCCCAGATTCAGAACCCGCATCTGGAAACGCTGGGGGTCTATGAGGTGTCGGACGAGGAGTACGCGCCGTTGCTCGCGGCGGCGCTGAAGGTGAACGCGGCGTTGTAG
- the serA gene encoding phosphoglycerate dehydrogenase, with protein sequence MSAPASTDRTPQVLRVLICDEMNPGLLDHDGFQIDYAGNMDRSETLRRLPEYDALITRSRTKVDRELIDAAGPRLKVIGRGGVGVDNIDLEYASLRGLLVLNAPESNNVSAAELAVMHLMAAARGLTRSDRKTRAGEWDRKFLGLELKDRTLGIVGLGRIGSMVADRAQGLRMNVVAYDPYVPESKFERLGVTRAASLDELLGQVDFLTVHTPLTEETTGMIGARELALLKPDAIVVNAARGGIIEEQALVDALHSGHLFGAGVDVFVDEPPTADHIFLGAPNLGITAHLGANTREAQERVGAEIVSRVLAALHGDVSKGAVNAPALDPKTLEALGGYLDLGEKLGRIQAQLLPGAYDIEVTFRGEFPVDPAPVVSSVLVGYLSGSTDERPNMINARALAKERGLNLAVREQTDSPDYQTEVIVKVSTQGPAQGPDKARTRTVGGTVFGRSPRLTRLRDYRVELEPEGYILIASNQDKPGAVAQLSTLLGTWGVNIAGMALGRAARGGEALFTLTLDEGLSAEQLRAVRDLDVIDSAYLVRV encoded by the coding sequence ATGAGCGCCCCTGCCTCCACTGACCGGACCCCGCAAGTGCTGCGCGTGCTGATCTGCGACGAGATGAACCCCGGCCTTCTGGACCATGACGGGTTCCAGATCGACTACGCGGGCAATATGGACCGCAGTGAAACGCTGCGCCGTCTGCCCGAATACGACGCGCTGATCACGAGGAGTCGCACCAAGGTGGACCGCGAGCTGATCGACGCCGCCGGGCCGCGCCTGAAGGTGATCGGGCGCGGCGGCGTGGGCGTCGACAACATCGATCTGGAGTACGCCAGCCTGCGCGGGCTGCTGGTGCTGAACGCGCCCGAAAGCAACAACGTGTCGGCGGCGGAACTGGCCGTGATGCACCTGATGGCGGCGGCGCGTGGCCTGACGCGCAGTGACCGCAAGACCCGCGCGGGCGAATGGGACCGCAAATTCCTGGGGCTGGAGCTCAAGGACCGCACGCTGGGCATCGTGGGTCTGGGCCGCATCGGCAGCATGGTGGCAGACCGCGCGCAGGGCCTCCGCATGAACGTGGTGGCCTACGATCCCTACGTGCCCGAGAGTAAATTCGAGCGCCTGGGCGTGACCCGCGCCGCCTCGCTGGACGAGCTGCTGGGTCAGGTGGACTTCCTGACCGTCCACACCCCGCTGACCGAGGAAACCACGGGCATGATCGGCGCGCGTGAACTGGCGCTGCTGAAGCCCGACGCCATCGTGGTCAACGCGGCGCGCGGCGGCATCATCGAAGAGCAGGCGCTGGTGGACGCCCTGCACAGCGGGCATCTGTTCGGGGCCGGGGTGGACGTGTTCGTGGACGAGCCGCCCACGGCGGACCACATTTTCCTGGGGGCGCCGAATCTGGGCATCACCGCCCATCTGGGGGCCAACACCCGCGAGGCCCAGGAGCGCGTGGGCGCCGAAATCGTCTCGCGCGTGCTGGCCGCCCTGCACGGCGACGTGAGCAAGGGCGCGGTGAACGCCCCGGCGCTGGACCCCAAGACGCTGGAGGCCCTGGGCGGTTACCTGGACCTGGGCGAGAAACTGGGCCGCATCCAGGCGCAGCTGTTGCCCGGCGCCTACGACATCGAGGTCACGTTCCGGGGCGAATTCCCGGTGGACCCGGCCCCGGTGGTCTCCAGCGTGCTGGTGGGCTACCTGTCGGGCAGCACCGACGAGCGCCCCAACATGATCAACGCCCGCGCACTGGCGAAGGAACGCGGCCTGAATCTGGCGGTGCGCGAGCAGACCGACAGCCCCGACTACCAGACCGAGGTGATCGTCAAGGTCAGCACCCAGGGACCAGCACAGGGGCCGGACAAGGCCCGCACCCGCACGGTGGGCGGCACGGTGTTTGGCCGCAGCCCGCGCCTGACCCGCCTGCGCGACTACCGCGTGGAGCTGGAACCCGAAGGCTACATCCTGATCGCCAGCAACCAGGACAAGCCGGGAGCGGTGGCGCAGCTCAGCACGCTGCTGGGCACCTGGGGCGTGAACATCGCGGGAATGGCGTTGGGGCGCGCCGCGCGGGGCGGGGAGGCCCTGTTTACGCTGACGCTGGACGAGGGCCTGAGCGCCGAGCAACTGCGGGCCGTCCGCGATCTGGACGTGATCGACAGCGCCTACCTCGTGCGGGTGTAG